One window of Deferribacterota bacterium genomic DNA carries:
- a CDS encoding nitroreductase has product MDTKELLLKRRVCRAFRKEPLTSELIQELLEAAQSAPSGSNMQPWEVYVVANRKLDILREKILKALEEKNRNYSIPFEGEVPDKYLYRRKELLDGLKVYLEEDQLKLGHILQASLSFFNAPAAAFIYIHKSLYPSRAIDIGSYMVYFMLAAENLGFGSCPIGYIRGVSDVINEFIDAPSEYLLQIAIAFGYKDDERSINHFKSKRAKISENTYIME; this is encoded by the coding sequence GTGGATACAAAAGAACTTCTGTTAAAAAGACGTGTTTGTAGAGCCTTTAGAAAAGAACCATTAACTAGCGAGTTAATTCAAGAGTTATTGGAGGCTGCACAAAGTGCACCATCTGGTTCAAATATGCAGCCTTGGGAGGTTTATGTTGTTGCAAACAGAAAATTAGATATTTTAAGAGAAAAGATTTTAAAGGCATTAGAAGAAAAAAATAGGAATTATAGTATACCTTTTGAAGGGGAAGTTCCAGATAAATACTTATATAGAAGGAAAGAATTATTGGATGGGCTTAAAGTCTATCTCGAAGAAGATCAACTAAAGCTAGGTCATATTTTACAAGCAAGCCTTTCATTTTTTAATGCTCCAGCTGCAGCGTTTATTTATATACATAAAAGTTTATATCCATCAAGAGCTATTGATATAGGCTCATATATGGTTTATTTTATGTTAGCTGCAGAGAATTTAGGTTTTGGATCATGCCCTATTGGGTATATCAGGGGTGTTAGTGACGTTATTAATGAATTTATTGATGCACCCTCTGAATATTTGTTGCAAATAGCAATTGCCTTTGGTTATAAAGATGATGAGCGTTCAATTAATCACTTTAAATCAAAA